The DNA window AGGCGTCCGGGCGGTCGGACCAGGATCCGGGATTCTGGACGAAAATAGCGTCGTCGTAACCGATGTCGGGGGTACCCGCGCCGGTGAGGCCAGAGTCGATCATCCAGGAGTGCAGCATGTTGTCGGTGAGCTGGATGTCACCGTCGTCGTTGACGTGGGCCTTGATCTGCGCCCAGGTTTCGCTCGCGATCTCCTCGGGTGCGCATTGTTTGGCGGTCTTGCGGTTGAAGGTGCCGGGCTCGTCCCACTCGGAGATGGTGGCGGACAGCACATCCCGGACACTGCCGTCGCCATAGGTCGTCAATGGTCGGCGCCAGAACTGGGCCTCGCTGATCGAGGTCAGGCCCCAGGGTGCGTCGTTGTAGCCGACGTGGCCGTTGGCGAGGTCGACGCGCTCGCGTAGGAAGAACTGGATGCCGACCATCCAGGCGGCCTGTAGGTTTCGGATTCGGTCCACGGTGGGGTCGGCGGCGGCGAGCTCGTCGGAGAGCACGTCCGGGAATTTGTCGAGCGGGATCGCCGCGAGGTAGTAGTCGGCCTCGACTCGGTGACGTACGCCGCCCTGGTCGGTCACGGTCGCCGAGGTGATATGCGCACCATCGCTGCTCAACCCTGAAAGCCGCTGGCCCAGTTGGAAGGTCACGCCGATCGAGCGCAGGTAGTCGATCCACGGGTTGATCCACGCTTCGGTGGTCGGGCCGTTGAGCACGCGGTCGTTGCCCTTGCCGTCGGTGTCGTTATTGAGATTCAACACCGACCAGACGTACTCCTCGCCGACCAGGCCGATCGAATGTGCGCTGCAGTTACGGGATTTGGTGGCGACAAGCTCGCGGATGAAGCCGTCGCCGAGGAAGCGGTTGTACTCCGGCGACGAGTTGTCCAGGATCTGATGTACGCGGCGGATGAACTCTCTCAGCGACTTCTCGTCCACGTCGTCAGCAGGCGCGAGGACCGCGACACCAGGGTTCGGCACCTGCTAGGTTCGCGTGCATGCCTGCCCGCGACGAGAAAACCGTCGGTCTTGTCCTGGTCACCTACCAGAGCGCAGAGGACCTGCCACCCTTCTTGGAATCGCTACCTGCGGCTGTCGAGCCGCTGGCCCTCAACGTGATCGGTGTCGACAACACATCGACTGATGGCAGCGCCAGTTTTGTCGAGCAGTTCGGCGGGACGGTTATCCGCAATCGTCAGAATGTCGGCCTGGCCGCCGCGATCAACCAAGGCGCAGCCGCAACAGATGCCGAATGGATCCTGGTCGCGAACCCCGATACGCACCTGGCACCGGGTTCGATCGCCACGCTCGTCGAAACCGCTCTCACAGACGAGACGATCGGCATGATCGGCCCGCGCATAGCCCGGCTGGATGGATCGCCCTATCCGAGCGGACGTCGATTCCCGTCGCTCGCGGTAGGTATAGCGCATGCCCTACTCGGCGGAGTGTGGCCTAGCAATCCCGCGACCCGCGCGTACTTCGGCAATCCCGTGACCACGATCAGCGATGTTGACTGGATCTCGGGCTGCTGCATGCTGTTCCGGCGCAGTGCGTTCGACGCGGTAGGCGGGTTCGACACCCGCTACTTCCTCTACTTCGAGGAAACCAAGATGGCGCTCGACATGCACCGCGGCGGGTGGCGGGTCGTGCTGGACCCCAGTGTCGAGATTCGCCACCGCGAAGGCGGCAGCATGCGGTCAGCCCCGTTCCGCAAGATCCGCAGCCACCACCGCAGCGCCTTGCGGTTCTACTGCGACTACCACCAGGGCTCGCCGTGGCTGCTATTCGCACCGCTGGTCGCGGCGGGCCTGATTGTGCGCGGCGCGGCATCAGTGCTGCGGACCGCGATCACTCAACGTCTGCGCCACTAGGTGAATGGCTGCTCGTCGAGGCCGATACCGGCCGATAGATCCTCGAGCAGCTTGTGCGATCCGGTTGCCCGTCCGGGAACTCGTCCTTGCGCAGGTCGCGCCAGTCAGCACCGGTGTCTGCCGCGAATTCGGCCATGGCTTGGATCTGGCTATGGTTGAACCGCCACCTGCGACAAGGCGGACTAGAGAGCCTTCTTCGATTGCCACGTGCGCAGACTAGCTGAGCAGACCGACAGGTTTGTTTACCAGCGGCCACGTCCGCTGAGCATCAGCTCAATCTCGACAACCCGCCGCTCCAACCGCGCCGAATGAACACCATACGCAGCCTTCCGAGCCGCCCGGATCGTCTCCTGCGCCGCATCGAAATCCCGGTTCCGCGCATACGACTCCGCCAACCAAGTCTGATAGAGCGCGACTTCCCGCGCCCGATCCTTCGGATAGCTGTCGATCGCCTGTTGCAGTAGTGGCCGCGCGCGTGACGGATCGCCGAGTTCAACGAAGCATCGCCCCGCCATCACGTCGATTTCGGACCGATCCACCCAGTACACCCATTCGGGTTCCTCGACGCCGGCTATCCGACGCTCGTAGGTGTCGTCCACGGTGTCGAGGGCGCGCATCGCCCCGTCACGGTCACGGGCACGCGCCGCGGCCCACGCCACTCGCTCAGTCAGCAACGCAGCCACTACCGGTGTCGCACCGTGCGCTCCGCTCAGCGCCGTCCGCGCAAGAAGGACTGCGTCACCCGGCTGACCGACGTTCGCGATCTGATAACTCAAGCTCGAGAGCAGTTGGCCGGTAAGTACGCGATCCCCTGCCTGACTGGCCGCTTTCGCGCCGTTCAGGTAGGTGTACTGGGCGTGCCCGTAGTACAACGATGTGCTCCGGCTTCACATCCCGCTGATCATTCTCCAACATCCCAAGCATCGACTTGGAGAAGTGAGTCTTGGCCGCGACAGCCGACAGGCTGACCCCTTGCGATTCGCGGGCCAGCCGAAGCAGAGAGCCGGGCTTATCCATGGATCCGCAGCACCGATCTGTGGACGCTAGTGGACGCTGAACTTGTTCTGTGTCAAGCCTTCTGACACGAGACTACTACTCAGCACGTCAGCGGCGTTTCGCTCAAGAAACCTCGACGCCGTGCACTGCGCCCGCAGCGCCGACCGCGACCCAAGGAATTGAACCCAGTGGATCACAGAGCTTTCGGAGACACCCCGGTGTCCCGCTGCCACTTCTATCGGCGGGTGTGTGATCTGCCCGCGAATATCGACCCACCGTACCTTGGCCGGATCGTCATGAAGGCCGAACATGTGTGGGCGCTGATGCTTCCCGCCCATCTCGGCCAATCCGTGAAAATCCATATGCAGCAACATGGTTCGGATATCGGTCCGATGGTGTCGCATCCGCGCTCGAATCGGTGGACTTTCCTCGTGCGGCCCGACATCCCTGACGACGTGGGCCTGTTCGCCGAGATGTACCGGCTCAACGTGTCGGTAGTGCGAACAGGCGGCACCGTCGCGTTACCCTCGCCCGCCGACCAAGGCGCACAGTTTCGACGCTGGATCGAACCACCCCGCTGCACGTTCCGGCCCTCTGGCCTTGCGGTGGTCGACGCGATACGTGCTTGCTCGAGTCCATATCGGCCCGTACGGCGGAGCGCCGCTCATGCCTGAATGTGATTGCGGGCCACGGATCAAACTCTCTGGGCGCTGCCCGTTGATCGGGGTCCGTGTAGTCGACGGCCGTGAGGACTTCGTATCCGGTGTCCCGGTGCAAGTCCTGCTGACACCGGTGCAGCGGTCATGAACGCAAACTCTCAGCCCGAGGGCGAATCCGCGCAGCCCAAACTTGGTTGCGTCATAAATGGCGGCGTCGGCCGCTGGAACTCTGCCCCCGATGGAGCCGATGAAGACGATGTGACCGGCCGCCCGTTGCTGCATCAACCGGACAAGTTGGTGGGCCATCAGAATCGGCGTACGCAAATTCACAGCGAGCGCGTCATCGATGTCCGCCGCAGCGAAGTCTCCGAGCTTCCCCAGTGCTGCGACACCCGCGTTCGCGACGAACACGTCAACCTGTCCGACCTCATCGATCAGCCGCGCGATCTCCTGAGGTTAGGTGAGGTCGGCGGCGATGGACGTGGCGCCCAACTCGCTCGCGAGCTGCTGCAAGACGTCGACTCGCCGGCCCGTGAGAATCAGAACCGCCCCCTGCGCGCTGAATTCACGCGCTATGGCCTGCCCGATACCGCCGGTCGCACCAGTCAACAGGACCGTCTTACCCCCTACGTGCATCATCCACCCATCTTCTGGCACGCAACTCGACTATCCGAAGCCGATCAGGCCAGCACGTTACCCTGTCGAAAGATCGAGGCTAGTTCTTCATACATGTCGTTCATCTGTTCCCCAGTGGTCCCACTCATCTGCGCGCCGATCAGCGCGTTGAGGGTGATGTTGGCGCAGATCTCAGCGATGGCTCGTGCTACTCCATGGTCGACGAGTGATTGCGTGAGCCCGTCGCGACGAAGCCGGTCCACGCGCTGTTGCGCCGCGGCAACTTGGGGGTTGATCGTTGCCCACGCCCGCAGTGCCACTTCGGCTCCGTGGGGCAGCGAGACCGCCTGTTGTACCTGACGTTTGATCATTGCCGAAATGTCATCGACTGCGGCCGCTGCGGTGATGAGGTCGCGGCTGTAATGGCGCTCCCAGTACGACAGCAGTCCGCCGACGAACGCCTCGAAACTATCGAAGTGGTGATAGAAGGAGCCACGAGTCACCGCCATGCGATCGCATAGCGCGGACGCGCTCAATCCGGGGAAGCCGGATTCGTCGAGGACGAGCAGCGCCAATTCAAAGTAGTCTTCGCGGCTTCGTCGAATCGCCATCTCGCGGTGGCCTCCATGTAGTACTTCGGGATTGACTCACGACCATACTACCCTGTATGTTCCCAGAAGATACAGGGCTGTATGGTCTGCGCAGAGGGAAGAACCGTGTCAACTAATGTGGATGAACGTCAGACCGCTGCGTCGGATGAATTGCCGTCGGGCATTCAGGGTCGGGACGCGCCGCGAGTTGTGTGGCTGGCGCGCATCGGCGTGCTGTTCGTGCTGCTCCAGGCATACATATACGGGCGTTGGATCTTCTCCGACCAGTTCACGCCCGCCCCAACGGGTTCCGACCCGCTGTCGGCCTCCCAGGAGTTTTGGATCCGCTGCTGGGACATCGTCAGCATCGCGGCATGTGTCGGGTTCCTCATCTGGATCGTGTGGAAGACAGTGCGAGATCGGGCGATACCCACCTTGGGGATCGTCACCATCGCCTGGATGCTCACCGCCTGGCAGGACCCCGGTGTCAACTACATCCGGCCGGTTTTCTCCTACAACGACCACTTCTTCAACCGCGGAACATGGGCCCAGTTCATACCCGGCTGGGTCAACCACGCGGGCGCCAACCCACAGCCGATTTTCTTCTGGGTCGCTACCTATTCGGGGCTCATGGTGGTTGGCATCCTCGGCATCTGTCAGCTGCTCGACAGAGTTCGAAAAGCCTTCCCGAGAATCAACAAGGCGGGACTTCTGGCGCTGCTATTTCTCTTCTCGGTCATCAGCGACGCTGTCGCTGAATCGATCTGGATGCACCAAGGGTTATGGGCATATCCGAGGGTGAACGGCACCTGGTCGCTGTTCACAGGCGGCATCACGCAACTGCCGCTGTTCGAACCTCTTGTATTCGGCGGGTTTGTGGGCACGGCGGCGACCGCCATCTATTACTTTCGCGACTCGAACGGTCATATGATCACGGACACGGGACTACGCAAGCTCACGATCAAGCGTGGACGAACTCCCGTTCGCGTGTTGGCCCTGTGCACGGTCCTGAACGTGCTCATGCTCGTTTTCAACATGGGGTGGAACATGGTCAACCAACATGCCGACACCACGCCAACCCATGTCCCAAGCTACTTCTCCAGCGAACTGTGCGGCCTCGGCGCCAGTTCTGCGTGCCCGCCACCGAAGTAGTCGATCGCATGGTTCAACGAAGCCACCACGACGCTCAGTACGCGTCGGTGAGTGCGGAAAGTTTCACCAAACGTCGGAACCGAGATGATTGCGGCGCCGACGCTGAACAACGGAGAAAGAATGACTGATATCGCCAATCCGACGGCCCGGCGGGCACTACCCCTCAGCTACGGAAACTTCATCGTAATCATTCTCATACTGATCGCGTTATCTGACGTCTTGTGCTGGAGCGCCGCGGCGCATTTCGGTGTCAACAAGGCTCTCGCCTCCAACATATTCGTCGTCATCTGCACCTCGGCGATCGTGGCCGTCATCGTGCTGCCGTGGTTCAACCTCAGGGGGCAAGTAGGTCTCGACCGCGAGCAGCGTATGGAGAAAACGGCCGGCGCGTGGGTCGCGGTCCTTGCCTTGGTGCACCTGACCTGGGAGCTGCCCTGGGTACTCTTCCACAGCTACATCATGGGCACAGCGGGTGAGGGAAAGCTGTGGAGCTACATGTGGTGGATTTACGCCGACGGTGGCGACGTGCGCTACATCCACCCCGACGACAATCTTCTCGCCCTGGAGTCCGGCGCGACGCTGTTGGGTTTGACCGCGCTTGTCTTGGTATATTTGCGGCGCAAGGCCGGGCGGTTCACCCGCGGCCAACTCGTGGTCGTCGCGAGCCTGATGGCCATCGAATTCTATTCGACGATCATCTATGTTCTATCGGAATCTTATTCGGGTATGAAGGACGTGTCGGGAGCCGCGAACCTCGTGGTGAAGTTCGGCTACGGGAACATTCTGTGGCTCACCGTTCCCTGCATCGTCTTCCTGTGGGCAAAAGGCCAACTTTCGGCACCCGATAATCAATACCGCCCTCAAGGACAGTCGCAGACCGTGGACACAAGAGACACCCTGCACGCGCCCACCAACACCTAGGGACAAGCAACAGCGCGAATGCTCGATACCAGAATCAGAGGTTTGCTGATTTAGCCTCAATCCACCGACCCAGGTTTCGCGTTGGTCTGCGCGCCGGAGGCGCGCAGACCAACGCGTTTCGGGTGTGGTGTAGTCGCTGGTCTGCCCAGCTTTTCCACTTCGATGTTGGTTCGGGCTGTTGGGCCGGGGCGGTCAGGTGGTGACGGGTTGTGGTGGTGTGTAGCCGATAGTGTTGTGCCACAACATGAGCCATGCGTCGGTCCAGGGCCAGTGGCTGGGTAGGTGCAGGATCGGTCGGCGTTGCGGGCGGGGATGTTGACGATCTTGCGGCGCAGGGTGGCTGCGCGGGCGCGGGCGTGGCTTCCGCCGGCGAGGATGCCGGTGGCGCGCAGCAGGTTGTGGGCGATCGCGGCGCACAGGACCCAGGCAGAGTTGGCGCCGAACACACCCCCAACCTCGGATTACATCGGTAGATCGAGGCTAAGGTCTCGTGCCATGGGCGAACCCGGGCACGTGCGCGACACTCGCGACGGATACGACTCAGTGGCCACCGAATACGCGGAGCGCTTCAGCGACTCGCTTCGGGACCATCCCTTCGACCGGGCGATGCTCGCGGTCTTCGCCGAACTCGTCCGAGCCTCCGGACCACTGCGGGTCCTGGACATCGGTTGCGGCCCAGGGTATGTGACCGACCATCTGCGCACGCTCGGGCTGCAGTCCCAGGGCATCGACCTCTCCCCAGAGATGATCGCGCTCGCGCGCCGCGCTTACCCCGACCTTCGCTTCGAGCTCGGCGACATGACCGCGATCGACCTGCCGAACGCCGGCCTCGGCGGCGTGTTCTCGAGGTCTTCGATCATCCACACCCCGCCCGAGCAACTCCCCGCGGTGTTCGCCGAGTTCCACCGGGTGCTCGCCCCCGGCGCTCATCTGCTGCTGACGTTCCAGGCGAGCGACGACACCTCGCAGGTCGCCTGGCCGTTCGACCATGCTGTGGCACTCGCCTACCGCCTTTCGGTCGGCCGCGTGGCCGATCTGCTGCGGGAGGCCGGATTCCAGGAGATGGCGCGCCAGATCACGGCCCCGGAGCAGGACAAGGTCCGCGGCTTCCACTACGGGTATCTCCTGGCCCGCAGGAGCGCCGATGACGCCAACGGTGCGGCCCCACGCAACGACCATCGTTTGGGGTCGCACATATCGAGTGAACGCCGCGCATAGTTTGCACGCCTCGTGTGCGGAGGTCACTCGATATGCGACAGCCTTTCCAGGCCCGAGATCCATGGGACTGCCCCGGGCAACCGGTCACCACGACGTCCGCGCACGGTTCGCTAGGATCGCGGCGATGTCGACCATGACCATGCACACCCTGCCCATCGATGCGGATCGGGTGCGGCGGATGGTGCAACTCACGAGCCGGTGGCAGCGGGATGCGTTGGAGCGCACCCTGGTCGAGTACGGATGGGTCACCGACACCGAGGTCTCTTTGCTGCCGTGGTGCGAGAGCCAGTGCGCGCCATTTTATTTCGGGGTCGATGGCGATTCCGGTTCGCCCGATTCCGCTCGGTGGCGCCTGGATTTCGGCTGCCCGCCGGAGAGTCACGACCACGGCGCGCCGGAGGAGGACGACCACGGCACGCCGTTCATTCAGCTGCTCTGTGCGCTGAAATGGCCTGCCTTCGGCCAGGATCCGGACCCCGAAGATCCCGATGAGTTCGACGATTTCGATGACAATGACGGCCGGTGGACCACCCACTCCGAGATAACTCGTGCGGACTGGGATGCCGAGTTCGATCGGCTCGGCGCGCTGCTGCGCGGCCAACTCGGTACCCCCGCACACACCGAAACACCGGATAAATCCGGCTACCGGTTGGAACGGTGGCAACTGGACGACATGGCGGTCGTTCTGGTCTCCGGCGACGACATCAACTCGTACTCGTTCTACGACGCGATCTTCCTCCGGATCTGCCCGGCGGCAGCGCGCATGGCGAGCAGGTACTGGCCGACGGATTAGCCGGGTCGATTCAGCACTTGCGTTGGAGTGCACTCCACCTTTTAGAGTTCGGGCCATGACCAACACGGAGGCCTCTACCAGCAATGATCGTTTCGAGCGCGGACTGGAACTGCTTCGGCAGGTCGGGGGGAAGGAGCGGCCCGCGGTGCTGGACAGTCTCGCGGATATCGCGCCCGACCTGGGACGACTGACTGTCGAGTTCGGATATGGCGACATTCTGTCGCGGCCGGGGCTGACATTGCGTGAGCGGCAATTGGCCACCGTGGCGGCGCTCGCGGCGATGGGGAATGCCGCGCCGCAGTTGCGGTTCCACATCGACGGGGCGCTGAATGTGGGGTGCACCCGGGAGGAGATCGTGGAGACGCTGATCCATGTCAACGTGTATGCCGGAATCCCCGCCGCGCTGAACGGAATCGCGGCGGCGCGCGAAGTGTTCGACGCCCGTACCGATCTCCCGGCTCCGGCCGAAGCGGCACCGGCCCCGACGGGTGATCGGTTCGAGCGCGGGAGCGCGAAGATCGCCGAAATCGATGGACACGCAGGCGAACAGGTCATCGCTTCGCTGCGCGATATCGCACCGGATCTGGGGCGATACATCATCGAGTACAGCTTCGGCGATATCTACTCGCGGCCGGGTCTGGACCTGAAGTCTCGCGAAATGGTCACCGTCGCCATGTGCACCGCACTCGGCACCGTCGCACCGCAACTCGGTGTGCACATCCACGGTCTACTGAATGTCGGCGGTACCGAGACCGAGGTCGTCGAGATCATCACGCAGATGGCCGGTTACGCCGGATTCCCGGCCGCGCTGAACGGAATAGCCGTGGCACGTACGGTTTTCGCGGAACGTTCGGGCAACTGACGCCCCGCAGCTGGACGGCCATGACCTACCCGCAATGGCGCACCCAACTACGCCTGCACCGCGCGATGCAGCTGCTGGCCGAATCACTTCCGGTCACCACGGTCGCGCATCGCTGCGG is part of the Nocardia sp. NBC_00565 genome and encodes:
- a CDS encoding tetratricopeptide repeat protein is translated as MNGAKAASQAGDRVLTGQLLSSLSYQIANVGQPGDAVLLARTALSGAHGATPVVAALLTERVAWAAARARDRDGAMRALDTVDDTYERRIAGVEEPEWVYWVDRSEIDVMAGRCFVELGDPSRARPLLQQAIDSYPKDRAREVALYQTWLAESYARNRDFDAAQETIRAARKAAYGVHSARLERRVVEIELMLSGRGRW
- a CDS encoding class I SAM-dependent DNA methyltransferase gives rise to the protein MGEPGHVRDTRDGYDSVATEYAERFSDSLRDHPFDRAMLAVFAELVRASGPLRVLDIGCGPGYVTDHLRTLGLQSQGIDLSPEMIALARRAYPDLRFELGDMTAIDLPNAGLGGVFSRSSIIHTPPEQLPAVFAEFHRVLAPGAHLLLTFQASDDTSQVAWPFDHAVALAYRLSVGRVADLLREAGFQEMARQITAPEQDKVRGFHYGYLLARRSADDANGAAPRNDHRLGSHISSERRA
- a CDS encoding spirocyclase AveC family protein; the protein is MSTNVDERQTAASDELPSGIQGRDAPRVVWLARIGVLFVLLQAYIYGRWIFSDQFTPAPTGSDPLSASQEFWIRCWDIVSIAACVGFLIWIVWKTVRDRAIPTLGIVTIAWMLTAWQDPGVNYIRPVFSYNDHFFNRGTWAQFIPGWVNHAGANPQPIFFWVATYSGLMVVGILGICQLLDRVRKAFPRINKAGLLALLFLFSVISDAVAESIWMHQGLWAYPRVNGTWSLFTGGITQLPLFEPLVFGGFVGTAATAIYYFRDSNGHMITDTGLRKLTIKRGRTPVRVLALCTVLNVLMLVFNMGWNMVNQHADTTPTHVPSYFSSELCGLGASSACPPPK
- a CDS encoding glycosyltransferase family 2 protein, with product MPARDEKTVGLVLVTYQSAEDLPPFLESLPAAVEPLALNVIGVDNTSTDGSASFVEQFGGTVIRNRQNVGLAAAINQGAAATDAEWILVANPDTHLAPGSIATLVETALTDETIGMIGPRIARLDGSPYPSGRRFPSLAVGIAHALLGGVWPSNPATRAYFGNPVTTISDVDWISGCCMLFRRSAFDAVGGFDTRYFLYFEETKMALDMHRGGWRVVLDPSVEIRHREGGSMRSAPFRKIRSHHRSALRFYCDYHQGSPWLLFAPLVAAGLIVRGAASVLRTAITQRLRH
- a CDS encoding carboxymuconolactone decarboxylase family protein; this encodes MTNTEASTSNDRFERGLELLRQVGGKERPAVLDSLADIAPDLGRLTVEFGYGDILSRPGLTLRERQLATVAALAAMGNAAPQLRFHIDGALNVGCTREEIVETLIHVNVYAGIPAALNGIAAAREVFDARTDLPAPAEAAPAPTGDRFERGSAKIAEIDGHAGEQVIASLRDIAPDLGRYIIEYSFGDIYSRPGLDLKSREMVTVAMCTALGTVAPQLGVHIHGLLNVGGTETEVVEIITQMAGYAGFPAALNGIAVARTVFAERSGN
- a CDS encoding SDR family oxidoreductase, which translates into the protein MARLIDEVGQVDVFVANAGVAALGKLGDFAAADIDDALAVNLRTPILMAHQLVRLMQQRAAGHIVFIGSIGGRVPAADAAIYDATKFGLRGFALGLRVCVHDRCTGVSRTCTGTPDTKSSRPSTTRTPINGQRPESLIRGPQSHSGMSGAPPYGPIWTRASTYRVDHRKARGPERAAGWFDPASKLCALVGGRG
- a CDS encoding SDR family NAD(P)-dependent oxidoreductase, with the protein product MMHVGGKTVLLTGATGGIGQAIAREFSAQGAVLILTGRRVDVLQQLASELGATSIAADLT
- a CDS encoding TetR/AcrR family transcriptional regulator, which produces MAIRRSREDYFELALLVLDESGFPGLSASALCDRMAVTRGSFYHHFDSFEAFVGGLLSYWERHYSRDLITAAAAVDDISAMIKRQVQQAVSLPHGAEVALRAWATINPQVAAAQQRVDRLRRDGLTQSLVDHGVARAIAEICANITLNALIGAQMSGTTGEQMNDMYEELASIFRQGNVLA
- a CDS encoding FAD-dependent oxidoreductase is translated as MDEKSLREFIRRVHQILDNSSPEYNRFLGDGFIRELVATKSRNCSAHSIGLVGEEYVWSVLNLNNDTDGKGNDRVLNGPTTEAWINPWIDYLRSIGVTFQLGQRLSGLSSDGAHITSATVTDQGGVRHRVEADYYLAAIPLDKFPDVLSDELAAADPTVDRIRNLQAAWMVGIQFFLRERVDLANGHVGYNDAPWGLTSISEAQFWRRPLTTYGDGSVRDVLSATISEWDEPGTFNRKTAKQCAPEEIASETWAQIKAHVNDDGDIQLTDNMLHSWMIDSGLTGAGTPDIGYDDAIFVQNPGSWSDRPDAYTAIDNLFLAGDWIKTGMNVACMEGANEGGRLAANAILHASGAPAAPATITPRYTMPLWEPLELIDRELYKAGQPNMFDVIDRRYPMR
- a CDS encoding helix-turn-helix domain-containing protein, with translation MDKPGSLLRLARESQGVSLSAVAAKTHFSKSMLGMLENDQRDVKPEHIVVLRARPVHLPERRESGQSGRGSRTYRPTALELELSDRERRSAG